In one Conger conger chromosome 5, fConCon1.1, whole genome shotgun sequence genomic region, the following are encoded:
- the LOC133129497 gene encoding trace amine-associated receptor 1-like, producing the protein MNFSEPAMTEDLYFCYESVNKSCPKVIYPTMIRVLLHIFFMVIFVITLCGNLLVIISIAHFKQLQTPTNYLILSLAVTDFLMGGFIMPPHMVRIIESCWYFGDVFCKIHMSTDGMLYIASMLNLSLISVDRYYAVCQPLHYRTKITTCATVIMILVSWSVSAFVGFALVFLELNILGSEDFYYENVACVGGCVLFQAETASSITCILTFYMPGFVMLVMYQKIFHVAQKQARSIHSIGCNNVQTENRTSSSNKERKATKTLAIVMGVFLSCCIPFFICNLINPYINYSIPPVLLETVFCITYLNSTCNPIIYGFYYSWFRKAFKMIIFGKIFHADSSRANLFTE; encoded by the coding sequence ATGAATTTCAGTGAACCTGCAATGACGGAAGATTTATACTTCTGTTATGAGTCTGTGAATAAGTCTTGCCCGAAGGTCATCTATCCAACAATGATACGGGTTCTGCTGCATATTTTCTTTATGGTCATTTTTGTTATAACTTTGTGTGGAAACCTCCTTGTCATCATTTCCATTGCTCACTTCAAACAGCTGCAAACTCCTACCAACtacctcatcctctctctgGCAGTGACTGACTTCCTTATGGGAGGCTTCATCATGCCTCCTCATATGGTGCGAATTATTGAATCATGCTGGTATTTTGGAGATGTGTTCTGCAAAATCCACATGAGTACAGATGGCATGCTGTACATTGCATCAATGCTAAATCTTTCTTTAATTTCCGTTGATCGATATTATGCAGTTTGTCAGCCCCTCCACTACCGGACCAAGATCACCACTTGTGCCACAGTGATCATGATCCTGGTCAGTTGGAGTGTGTCTGCCTTTGTTGGATTTGCGTTGGTATTTCTGGAGCTGAACATATTGGGCAGTGAAGatttttattatgaaaatgttgCTTGTGTTGGAGGCTGTGTTCTCTTTCAGGCTGAAACAGCAAGTTCAATAACGTGCATTCTCACTTTTTATATGCCTGGGTTCGTTATGTTGGTCATGTATCAGAAAATCTTCCATGTTGCACAGAAGCAAGCCCGGTCTATTCACAGCATTGGCTGTAACAATGTGCAAACTGAAAACAGAACATCATCTAGTAACAAGGAGCGAAAGGCTACAAAGACCCTGGCAATTGTTATGGGGGTATTCTTGTCATGCTGTATACCCTTTTTTATATGTAACCTAATTAATCCATACATTAATTATTCCATTCCACCTGTATTATTGGAAACAGTTTTCTGTATTACCTATTTAAATTCAACATGTAATCCTATTATTTATGGTTTCTACTATAGTTGGTTTAGAAAAGCattcaaaatgattatttttggtAAAATATTTCATGCTGATTCCTCAAGAGCAAATTTGTTCAcagagtga